Proteins encoded by one window of Winogradskyella sp. PG-2:
- the rpsR gene encoding 30S ribosomal protein S18 — protein sequence MMSSIEQQAKGKKDGEIRYLTPLNIETSKQKKYCRFKKSGIKYVDYKDADWLMGFVNEQGKLLPRRLTGTSLKYQRKVSVAVKRARHLALMPYVADLLK from the coding sequence ATTATGTCATCAATAGAACAACAAGCAAAAGGAAAAAAGGACGGGGAGATTAGATATCTTACTCCTTTGAACATAGAGACTTCTAAACAAAAGAAGTATTGCCGTTTTAAGAAATCTGGTATTAAGTATGTAGATTATAAAGACGCTGATTGGTTAATGGGCTTTGTAAATGAGCAAGGTAAATTATTGCCAAGACGTTTAACAGGGACGTCTTTAAAGTATCAAAGAAAAGTATCTGTGGCAGTAAAAAGAGCTAGACATTTAGCTTTAATGCCATATGTTGCTGATTTATTAAAATAA
- the rplI gene encoding 50S ribosomal protein L9, with protein MELILKQDVENLGFKDDIVSVKNGYGRNFLIPNGKAILATISAKKVLAETLKQRAFKDKKIIDEAKSVAEALAGLEVKIASKVGAGSKLFGSVNNIDLAAALQKEGQEIDKKFINVIGGSVKRLGKYNAVIRLHREVTVDLPFEVVAEA; from the coding sequence ATGGAACTTATATTAAAACAAGACGTTGAAAACTTAGGATTTAAAGACGATATTGTATCTGTTAAGAACGGTTATGGTAGAAACTTTTTAATTCCTAACGGAAAAGCGATACTAGCTACAATTTCTGCAAAGAAAGTTTTAGCTGAAACTTTAAAGCAACGTGCTTTTAAAGACAAGAAAATAATAGATGAAGCTAAGAGTGTTGCTGAAGCATTAGCTGGTTTAGAAGTTAAGATTGCTTCTAAAGTAGGTGCCGGCAGTAAACTTTTTGGTTCAGTAAACAATATTGATTTAGCTGCAGCTTTACAAAAAGAAGGTCAAGAAATTGACAAAAAATTCATCAATGTAATTGGTGGTAGTGTAAAGCGTTTAGGTAAATACAATGCTGTAATTAGATTACACAGAGAAGTTACTGTAGACTTACCATTTGAGGTAGTAGCAGAAGCATAA
- a CDS encoding glycerophosphodiester phosphodiesterase family protein: MKRILLFFLLISFLGCKQSKSNDEIKTNNTSKLIEVFKASNTNYPNISVHRGGKGLKNYPENCLETLQYISDSISAVYEVDIAQTKDSKLVLMHDNSIERTTNGSGLVKNLTYSELRKFNLQDDYGYATNFKAPLFSEVLKWCEANNIILTVDIKRSVSIERVIEVIRKANAADNCIIITYNVAQAELAYKHAPDMLLSVSTRNHKEFDRLLETNIPTENMLAFTGTRLSNVSLYKRLHDADIVCMLGTLGNLDRQAEARGNQLYTTWKNKGIDILATDRPFEAYIATN; this comes from the coding sequence ATGAAACGAATTCTTTTATTTTTTTTATTGATAAGCTTTTTAGGTTGTAAACAATCTAAATCTAATGATGAAATTAAAACTAACAATACGTCTAAGTTAATTGAAGTTTTTAAAGCTTCAAATACTAACTATCCTAATATTAGTGTACATCGTGGCGGAAAAGGCTTAAAAAATTATCCTGAGAATTGTCTAGAAACTTTACAATATATTAGCGATAGTATTTCTGCGGTATACGAAGTTGATATAGCACAAACCAAAGATAGTAAATTAGTTTTAATGCATGATAATTCTATTGAAAGAACAACCAATGGAAGTGGATTAGTTAAGAATTTGACTTATAGCGAGCTTAGAAAATTTAATTTACAAGATGATTACGGATATGCTACTAATTTTAAAGCTCCTCTGTTTTCTGAAGTTTTAAAATGGTGTGAGGCTAATAATATCATCCTTACAGTAGATATTAAAAGAAGTGTAAGCATAGAGAGAGTTATTGAAGTTATTAGAAAAGCTAATGCAGCAGATAATTGTATCATCATTACTTATAATGTTGCACAAGCAGAATTAGCTTATAAACATGCTCCAGATATGCTATTATCAGTTTCTACGAGAAATCATAAAGAGTTTGATCGTTTGCTAGAAACTAATATCCCTACAGAAAATATGTTAGCTTTTACAGGAACACGATTATCTAATGTGTCTCTTTATAAACGATTACATGATGCAGATATAGTTTGTATGCTTGGTACCTTAGGAAACTTAGATAGGCAAGCCGAAGCACGAGGAAATCAACTCTATACAACTTGGAAAAATAAAGGAATAGATATTTTAGCAACAGATAGACCTTTTGAAGCTTATATAGCGACTAATTAA
- a CDS encoding DUF6495 family protein, which translates to MKYTRLTKEQFEELHQEFINFLATQSITADEWNDIKANKPEVAEQELDVFSDLVWLGVLSKVQYLEHISPQQIHLFKCNEKQMRLIALKIDKEEIDFTTKVGFQWLRDNLLSDDIEFFNANKPYSEDKHLDIFKMIQSGANITKGELFQYFEKLIGQ; encoded by the coding sequence ATGAAATATACAAGATTAACAAAAGAGCAGTTTGAAGAATTACACCAAGAATTCATCAATTTTTTAGCAACGCAGTCTATTACTGCTGATGAGTGGAATGACATAAAAGCAAACAAACCCGAAGTTGCAGAACAAGAATTAGATGTATTTAGTGATTTAGTTTGGTTGGGGGTTTTAAGTAAGGTCCAATATTTAGAGCATATTTCTCCACAACAAATTCATTTGTTTAAATGTAATGAAAAGCAAATGCGATTGATTGCTTTAAAAATTGATAAAGAAGAAATTGATTTTACAACTAAAGTTGGCTTTCAATGGCTAAGGGATAATCTGTTATCAGATGATATCGAATTCTTTAATGCAAATAAGCCTTATTCTGAAGATAAACATTTAGATATTTTTAAAATGATTCAGTCAGGAGCCAATATCACTAAAGGTGAGTTATTTCAATATTTTGAAAAGTTAATCGGACAATAA
- a CDS encoding ABC transporter permease, which produces MFSLARENIKIAFGSIKSQLLRTILTVLIIAIGIMALVGILSGVSALENTISSNFSSMGSNTFNIQRYEFRVQRGSSRERQKINPVINYRNIKDFEDTYDYPFTKVGISFYGTAAAEVKYQNAKTDPEVAVIGSNENFIENSGLEIENGRSLNIFDIGNSNAVCVIGSDLQKALFPEDNPIDKTISVRGSKFKVIGVLKEKGSTFGNNQDLRVIMPIQKARSIFTNANINYALSVKVDKKDMLEGAQEDAILTFRNIRGLNPVENSDFGIERSDDLLNRVAQNTAALYIAAWIISIITIFGSTIALMNIMLVSVSERTREIGVRKALGAKRKTIAFQFFMETVIIGQLGGILGIMLGILIGWAVSNQFDLTFSTPWVAMIWATSIAFIVAVISGLYPAVKAARLDPIESLRYE; this is translated from the coding sequence ATGTTTTCACTAGCTAGAGAGAATATTAAAATTGCTTTTGGTTCTATTAAAAGTCAATTGCTTAGAACTATTTTAACCGTTTTAATTATTGCTATTGGTATTATGGCTTTGGTTGGTATTCTAAGTGGTGTTTCTGCTTTAGAAAATACCATTTCAAGCAATTTCTCTTCAATGGGCTCTAATACATTTAATATTCAACGTTATGAGTTTAGAGTACAACGTGGTAGTAGTAGAGAACGTCAAAAAATAAATCCTGTAATCAATTACAGAAATATAAAAGACTTTGAAGATACCTATGATTATCCATTTACTAAAGTTGGTATTTCTTTTTACGGAACAGCTGCTGCAGAAGTAAAATATCAAAACGCAAAGACAGATCCAGAAGTTGCAGTCATTGGTTCTAATGAAAATTTTATTGAGAATTCTGGCTTAGAAATTGAAAACGGACGCTCCTTAAACATTTTTGATATTGGTAATAGTAATGCTGTTTGTGTCATTGGTAGTGATTTACAAAAGGCCCTATTCCCAGAAGACAATCCAATTGATAAAACCATAAGTGTTAGAGGGTCTAAATTTAAAGTTATTGGAGTCCTAAAAGAAAAGGGATCTACTTTTGGAAATAATCAAGATTTAAGGGTTATTATGCCGATTCAAAAAGCACGATCTATTTTTACAAATGCAAATATCAATTATGCCTTGAGTGTTAAAGTTGATAAAAAAGACATGTTAGAAGGTGCTCAGGAAGATGCTATTTTAACCTTTAGAAATATTAGAGGCTTAAATCCTGTTGAAAATAGTGATTTTGGTATTGAGCGTAGTGATGATCTATTAAATCGTGTAGCACAAAATACAGCGGCACTTTATATTGCTGCCTGGATAATAAGTATTATCACCATTTTTGGATCAACTATTGCTTTAATGAATATAATGCTTGTTTCTGTCAGTGAACGTACTAGAGAAATTGGAGTACGTAAAGCTTTAGGTGCTAAGCGAAAAACAATAGCTTTTCAGTTTTTTATGGAAACTGTGATTATTGGACAATTAGGTGGTATTTTAGGTATAATGCTAGGAATTTTAATTGGCTGGGCAGTTTCAAACCAGTTTGATCTTACATTTTCTACACCATGGGTGGCGATGATATGGGCTACAAGTATTGCTTTTATAGTTGCTGTAATCTCTGGTTTGTATCCAGCAGTAAAAGCTGCAAGGTTAGACCCTATTGAGTCTTTACGTTACGAGTAA
- the hisS gene encoding histidine--tRNA ligase, translated as MGQKPSIPKGTRDFNADVVAKRSFIMQTIKEQFKVFGFQPIETPSFENSETLMGKYGDEGDRLIFKILNSGDYLKKISEEDYNSKSESKITSNISEKALRYDLTVPFARYVVQHQNEIEFPFKRYQLQPVWRADRPQKGRFREFYQCDADVVGSKSLLQEVEFIQLYDAVFTTLQLEGVTIKINNRKILSGIAEVIGAQDKLIDFTVALDKLDKIGEEKVKDEMRSKGISEDGISKLQPLFILQGDFGNQIESLKSILSHSEIGLKGIEELEFINTAIYNLGLRTADLQLDVTLARGLNYYTGAIFEVSAPEGVKMGSIGGGGRYDDLTGIFGLKNMSGVGISFGLDRIYLVLEDLGLFPNTVTDATKVLFINFGEKEAMACLQAVTKLRQSGVKAELYPDAAKMKRQMNYANRRQIPFVVLVGEEELAAESFTLKNMKSGEQQKLSYFELLDALK; from the coding sequence ATGGGTCAAAAACCAAGTATACCTAAAGGCACTAGAGATTTTAATGCAGACGTTGTTGCAAAACGTTCTTTTATCATGCAAACGATTAAGGAGCAGTTTAAGGTATTTGGGTTTCAGCCAATAGAAACACCAAGTTTTGAAAACTCTGAGACCTTAATGGGTAAATATGGTGATGAAGGTGATCGCTTGATTTTTAAGATTTTGAATAGTGGTGATTATTTAAAGAAAATTTCTGAAGAAGACTATAATTCTAAATCTGAAAGTAAAATCACCTCTAATATTTCAGAGAAGGCATTACGCTACGACTTAACAGTACCTTTTGCACGTTATGTAGTACAACACCAAAATGAGATAGAATTCCCGTTTAAACGTTATCAATTACAACCAGTTTGGAGAGCAGATCGTCCGCAGAAAGGTCGTTTTAGAGAGTTCTATCAATGCGATGCTGATGTGGTTGGTTCTAAATCTTTATTACAAGAAGTTGAGTTTATACAGTTATATGATGCTGTATTTACTACTTTACAATTAGAAGGTGTTACTATTAAAATAAATAATCGTAAAATTTTATCTGGTATTGCTGAGGTAATTGGTGCCCAAGATAAATTGATTGATTTTACGGTTGCTTTAGATAAACTCGATAAAATAGGGGAGGAGAAAGTAAAAGACGAAATGCGTAGCAAAGGTATTTCTGAAGATGGTATATCTAAGCTACAACCTTTATTTATTTTACAAGGTGATTTTGGAAATCAAATAGAAAGTTTAAAATCTATTTTAAGTCATTCTGAAATTGGCCTAAAAGGAATTGAAGAGTTAGAATTTATAAATACAGCAATTTATAATCTCGGATTAAGAACAGCAGACCTACAACTCGATGTAACCCTTGCACGCGGATTAAACTATTACACAGGTGCAATTTTCGAAGTTTCTGCACCAGAAGGTGTAAAAATGGGTTCTATAGGTGGAGGAGGTCGTTATGACGATCTTACAGGGATCTTTGGTCTTAAAAATATGAGTGGAGTAGGTATTAGCTTTGGTTTGGATCGTATTTATTTAGTATTAGAAGATCTAGGACTTTTTCCAAATACAGTTACTGATGCAACCAAAGTGTTGTTTATTAATTTTGGTGAGAAAGAAGCTATGGCATGTTTACAGGCGGTAACGAAATTAAGACAATCTGGAGTGAAAGCTGAACTATATCCGGACGCTGCCAAAATGAAAAGGCAAATGAACTATGCTAATAGAAGACAAATTCCTTTTGTGGTTTTGGTTGGCGAAGAAGAATTAGCAGCAGAAAGCTTTACTTTAAAAAACATGAAGTCTGGAGAGCAGCAGAAGTTATCTTATTTTGAACTTTTAGATGCCTTAAAATAA